The following are from one region of the Hemitrygon akajei chromosome 31, sHemAka1.3, whole genome shotgun sequence genome:
- the LOC140718993 gene encoding achaete-scute homolog 2-like: MVITIGLRGESRRRRRVEWAGQVLTSLKAGVESVNSSIQEAFSRELPRGEQAEAVLSAAEEEVACGEGARMEHPRATPGRGKGRAGTHGWRAQRQGPAEAAGTNSRRNERERNRVKLVNLGFSNLRRHVPQCGAGKRMSKVDTLRSAVDYIRKLEVLLQDRDPSTDGGSATGSPNSTYSSEDASWDSICSEQDFEACKAWLGIE, encoded by the exons ATGGTAATCACCATTgg GCTTcggggagagagcaggagaagGAGGAGAGTTGAATGGGCTGGGCAGGTCCTGACTAGCCTCAAGGCGGGCGTGGAATCAGTCAACAGCTCGATCCAGGAAGCGTTCAGCAGGGAGCTGCCGCGCGGTGAGCAGGCAGAGGCGGTGTTGTCGGCGGCGGAGGAGGAGGTGGCGTGCGGGGAGGGGGCCCGCATGGAGCACCCGCGTGCGACCCCGggcagggggaaggggagagccGGCACCCACGGTTGGCGGGCACAGCGCCAGGGACCCGCCGAGGCGGCGGGCACAAACTCGCGGCGCAACGAGCGGGAGAGGAACAGGGTGAAGCTGGTCAACTTGGGCTTCAGCAACCTGCGGCGGCACGTGCCGCAGTGCGGGGCAGGCAAGCGGATGAGCAAGGTGGACACACTGCGCTCCGCCGTCGACTACATCCGCAAGCTGGAGGTGCTCCTGCAGGACCGGGATCCCTCGACCGACGGGGGCTCAGCCACCGGCTCCCCCAACTCCACCTACTCCTCTGAGGATGCCTCTTGGGACTCCATCTGCTCCGAGCAGGACTTTGAAGCCTGTAAGGCGTGGTTGGGCATAGAATGA